The Thermoanaerobacterium thermosaccharolyticum DSM 571 region ATCAGCGTTTGGCACTGTAGGTCTCACAATGGGTTTGACGCCGCATCTAGATATTACTGGAAGGATAATAATAGTATTGACAATGTATGCAGGAAGAGTGGGGCCGTTGACAGTTATATATGCGCTAGTTCGCAAACATGCAAATACAAATGCGGTGATGAAATACCCTGAGGGCAATGTACTGATCGGTTAGGAGGTCAAAATGTGAGTGGAAAGCAATTTGTAGTAATAGGCTTAGGAAGATTTGGGTCAAGTGTTGCAAAGACGCTGTATACACTTGGATGTGATGTGCTTGCAATAGATAGTTCTGAAGAATTAGTTCAGAACATTTCAGATAGCGTAACTAGAGCAGTACAGGCTGATGCGACAGACGAAAAAGTCCTAAGATCTTTAGGTGTAAGAAACTTTGATGTTGCAATAATAGGCACTGGAACAGACATACAAACGAGCCTTTTGGTTACACTTATGGTAAAAGAGCTTGGTGTAAAAACAGTCGTAGCAAAAGCGCAGAATGAACTTCATGCAAAAGTATTGCTTAAAATTGGCGCAGA contains the following coding sequences:
- a CDS encoding potassium channel family protein produces the protein MSGKQFVVIGLGRFGSSVAKTLYTLGCDVLAIDSSEELVQNISDSVTRAVQADATDEKVLRSLGVRNFDVAIIGTGTDIQTSLLVTLMVKELGVKTVVAKAQNELHAKVLLKIGADRVIFPEKEAGVKLAYSLISSNILDFIELSPEYNIVEIIAIRDWIGKSLNELKLRQRFGLNIIAIKRGNNIKITPSADDIIMEGDNLVVIASTDDINKLNHN